Part of the Woronichinia naegeliana WA131 genome, GTTTTTCCCAAGCAGCAATTTCATTGTTGAGAGTTTCCTTGTCAGGAATACGACGGGCTAAACATTGACGAGATAAAACGCTCAACTCAATCTCAGCCATGTTGAGCCAACTACCATGCTTAGGGGTGTAATGAATATCCAGTTTGTCAAGGATACGCTTGGCTTCTTGGGGTTCAAAGGTCTCATATAAGGCATAGGGAACATGGGTATTCAGGTTGTCGTGAATAAGTGTTATCTTTTCGGCTTCTGGATGATAAATATCGACCAGAGATTTCAGTTGATGAGCATAATCTTTTTTAGTACGACGTTCGGTTACTTCTACGTGTCGCCATCCAGCTAGGGGTTCAGAAAACATAAACAAATTGCTCACCCCATTCCGTTCATATTCGTAGTCATACCTTTCTACCTGTCCTGGTTCGGCAACTAAGCAGCAATTCCAAATTCAAACAGTAGTGTAGGATACAGAAGTGATTTTGCTTCTGTCTTTCACAATAGAGCAGGGCGAACGCATCTAAAAATGATACAGATACAAGAACATTATAGAGGGATGGATAAGGGAAAATAAGGGAAAGTGCATAGAAAACAAAAGCGATGAAACTCCGACCCAAATATAGACTGGTAGAACACTTTGCCGAAATAGATGACCCTCGCATCGAACGAACAAAACGGCATAAACTCATTGATATTCTAACGATTGCCATCTTAGCCGTCATTTGTGGAGCAGAAGGTTGGGTAGCCATGGAAAGTTTCGGCAAGGCTAAACATCAATGGCTAAAAAAAATTTTGGAATTGCCGAATGGCATCCCCTCCGACGATACGTTTGCGCGTGTATTTGCTAGTCTGAATCCAGAGCAATTTCAAGACTGTTTTCTGCATTGGGTCAAAAGTATAGCGGAGGTAAGTGAAGGAGAAGTGATAGCGATTGACGGCAAAACCCTTCGCCACTCCTATGACAATGCCAACGGAAAGGGCGCAATTCAGATGGTAAGTGCATGGGCAACAGCAAATCGTCTAGTACTAGGACAGTGCAAGGTGGAAAGCAAATCGAATGAAATCACGGCGATTCCTAAACTCCTGAAAATGCTAGAGGTCAAAGGTTGTATCGTAACGATTGATGCCATGGGAACTCAGACAAAGATTGCCCAACAGATAGTAGGGCGAGGGGGAGATTATGTTTTGGCATTGAAAGGCAATCAAGGTAATCTATGTGAGGATGTTGAACAATTATTTGCTCATGCTCAATCGGTTAATTTTGTGGGAATTAAGCATGATTTTCATCAAACAATAGACAAGGGACATGGACGGATTGAAATTCGCCGTTGCTGGACGATGGAACAAACAGAATTTTTGCTGGGTGCGGAGAAATGGGCAAAGTTGACGAGCATCTGTATGATTCAAGCGGAGAGACGATTGAAAGACAAAACAGAGTATGAGACTCGCTACTATATCAGTAGCCTGCCGAGTAATGCTCAAAAATTATCCCAATCTGTTCGTAGTCATTGGTTGATAGAAAACTCTTTACATTGGGTTCTAGACTTGGCCTTCAACGAGG contains:
- a CDS encoding ISAs1 family transposase gives rise to the protein MKLRPKYRLVEHFAEIDDPRIERTKRHKLIDILTIAILAVICGAEGWVAMESFGKAKHQWLKKILELPNGIPSDDTFARVFASLNPEQFQDCFLHWVKSIAEVSEGEVIAIDGKTLRHSYDNANGKGAIQMVSAWATANRLVLGQCKVESKSNEITAIPKLLKMLEVKGCIVTIDAMGTQTKIAQQIVGRGGDYVLALKGNQGNLCEDVEQLFAHAQSVNFVGIKHDFHQTIDKGHGRIEIRRCWTMEQTEFLLGAEKWAKLTSICMIQAERRLKDKTEYETRYYISSLPSNAQKLSQSVRSHWLIENSLHWVLDLAFNEDACRIRKDFAPENLAVLRHIALNLLTKENTLKLGIKNKRLRAGWDEDYLLKVLLG